From the Lolium rigidum isolate FL_2022 chromosome 2, APGP_CSIRO_Lrig_0.1, whole genome shotgun sequence genome, one window contains:
- the LOC124689191 gene encoding two-component response regulator ORR24-like, translated as MASGDRRHGKEPAVVAEDNFPDGLRVLAVDDDPVCLRVLEAVLRQCNYKPTIVTDGRTALKMLREEGEEQFDLVITDVHMPNMDGFQLLEIIGLEMDLPVINNHTKPEISDDHFTCIRKFSGRRVGQPVIVEGGAKSKKCSKKKINDREGSDDNRESRSVRTTRNKPRVSWTGELHNRFLEVVNQLGIDRAVPKAILQMMNVRNLSRESVASHLQV; from the exons ATGGCCAGCGGTGACCGAAGGCATGGAAAGGAaccggcggtggtggcggaggacaACTTCCCGGATGGGCTGCGcgtgctcgccgtcgacgacgaccccGTCTGCCTGAGGGTCCTGGAGGCCGTCCTGCGCCAGTGCAACTACAAGC CAACGATAGTGACGGATGGAAGGACGGCGCTGAAGATGCTGAGGGAGGAAGGCGAGGAGCAGTTCGACCTGGTGATCACCGACGTGCACATGCCGAACatggacggcttccagctcctagAGATCATCGGCCTCGAGATGGATCTGCCAGTCATCA ATAATCATACAAAACCTGAAATTTCAGATGACCACTTTACATGTATAAGAAAATTTTCTGGGAGG AGGGTGGGGCAACCAGTGATTGTTGAGGGTGGCGCAAAGAGTAAGAAGTGCTCAAAGAAGAAGATAAATGATAGAGAAGGTTCTGATGACAACAGAGAAAGCAGGAGTGTTCGGACCACCCGGAATAAACCAAGGGTGTCATGGACCGGTGAGCTGCACAACAGGTTCCTGGAAGTTGTCAACCAACTCGGCATCGACA GGGCGGTTCCAAAGGCGATATTACAAATGATGAATGTCCGTAACCTTAGTAGGGAGAGTGTTGCGAGCCATTTACAGGTTTAA